A genomic region of Microlunatus sagamiharensis contains the following coding sequences:
- the arfA gene encoding arabinosylfuranosidase ArfA encodes MTRARIVVDRDFTLGEVPRRIFGSFVEHMGRCVYTGVFEPGHPAADEEGFRTDVLDLTREMGVSVVRYPGGNFVSGYRWEDGVGPVADRPRRLDGAWHTVETNAFGLHEFMRWAGKAGVEPMEAVNLGTRGVEAARELVEYANHPGGTALSDRRIANGAKDPFGIKLWCLGNEMDGPWQIGHKTADEYGRLAQEAAKAMRYVDRDLELVVCGSSGSLMPTFGAWEQTVLGHAYDEVDYVSMHAYYEESDGDHASFLASAVDMDHFIESVVATIDAVGAARKSRKRINISFDEWNVWYQKREGEDSPSQVGTSGWVEHPRLIEDVYTVTDAVVVGTFLNSLLRHGDRVTIANQAQLVNIIAPILTEPGGPAWRQSIFWPFARTSALARGEILRLHVESDLAPTQRYGDAPLVDVSGTYDAESGRVALFLANRSLEGPADVEVDLRGLRVGELIGAEVLTIPEGGDRHSVSTAADQRVGLRGLENVTVEGERRDVVRLRLPALSWSAVQLGVMVA; translated from the coding sequence GTGACACGCGCGCGCATCGTCGTCGACCGGGACTTCACGCTGGGGGAGGTGCCGCGCCGCATCTTCGGCTCCTTCGTGGAGCACATGGGGCGCTGCGTCTACACGGGCGTCTTCGAGCCGGGGCACCCGGCCGCGGACGAGGAGGGGTTCCGCACCGACGTCCTCGACCTGACCCGCGAGATGGGGGTCAGCGTGGTCCGCTACCCCGGGGGCAACTTCGTCTCCGGCTACCGCTGGGAGGACGGCGTCGGGCCGGTCGCCGACCGGCCGCGGCGCCTCGACGGGGCCTGGCACACCGTCGAGACGAACGCCTTCGGGCTGCACGAGTTCATGCGCTGGGCGGGCAAGGCCGGCGTCGAGCCCATGGAGGCCGTCAACCTCGGCACCCGAGGGGTCGAGGCGGCGCGGGAGCTCGTCGAGTACGCGAACCACCCCGGCGGCACCGCCCTGTCCGACCGGCGCATCGCCAACGGCGCCAAGGACCCCTTCGGGATCAAGCTGTGGTGCCTCGGCAACGAGATGGACGGGCCCTGGCAGATCGGGCACAAGACGGCCGACGAGTACGGCCGGCTGGCGCAGGAGGCCGCCAAGGCGATGCGCTACGTGGACCGCGACCTCGAGCTGGTGGTGTGCGGGAGCTCCGGGTCCTTGATGCCGACCTTCGGGGCGTGGGAGCAGACGGTGCTCGGCCACGCGTACGACGAGGTCGACTACGTCTCGATGCACGCCTACTACGAGGAGAGCGACGGCGACCACGCCAGCTTCCTCGCCTCGGCGGTGGACATGGACCACTTCATCGAGTCGGTCGTCGCGACGATCGACGCCGTCGGCGCGGCCCGCAAGAGCCGCAAGCGGATCAACATCTCCTTCGACGAGTGGAACGTCTGGTACCAGAAGCGCGAGGGCGAGGACAGCCCGTCGCAGGTGGGCACCTCGGGGTGGGTGGAGCACCCTCGGCTGATCGAGGACGTCTACACGGTGACGGACGCGGTGGTGGTCGGGACCTTCCTCAACTCGCTGCTGCGCCACGGGGACCGGGTGACGATCGCCAACCAGGCCCAGCTCGTGAACATCATCGCGCCGATCCTCACCGAGCCGGGCGGGCCGGCCTGGCGCCAGTCGATCTTCTGGCCGTTCGCGCGGACGTCCGCCCTCGCCCGGGGCGAGATCCTCCGTCTCCACGTGGAGTCGGACCTCGCACCGACGCAGCGCTACGGGGACGCGCCCCTGGTGGACGTCAGCGGGACGTACGACGCGGAGTCGGGCCGGGTCGCGCTCTTCCTCGCCAACCGCTCCCTCGAGGGCCCGGCCGACGTCGAGGTCGACCTCCGTGGCCTCCGGGTCGGCGAGCTCATCGGGGCGGAGGTCCTGACGATCCCCGAGGGCGGCGACCGCCACAGCGTGAGCACCGCAGCCGACCAGCGGGTGGGGCTCCGCGGTCTGGAGAACGTGACGGTGGAGGGGGAGCGTAGGGACGTCGTACGCCTGCGCCTCCCGGCCCTCTCCTGGTCGGCCGTGCAGCTGGGCGTCATGGTCGCCTAG
- a CDS encoding NAD-dependent epimerase/dehydratase family protein, which translates to MKALFIGGTGIISSDSSRLAVERGWDLTLLNRGKQSTRPAIEGARVLVGDATDPASVRAAVGDETFDVVVNFRAFTPDQVRADVDLFSGRTGQYVFISSASAYQKPVLRRPITESTPLRNPYWQYSRDKIACEELLVTAYRRDGFPATIVRPSHTYDATLIPFDAGWTMIDRMRRGLPVVVHGDGTSLWVLTHARDFARGFVPLLGDPRVVGDSVHITSDETITWDAVAHALARAAEVEADVVHVSSARLGRAVPAWEQGLLGDKAHSLVFDNAKVKALVPDFTATTTWAEGAREVVAFHDAHPELQVVDHELDATLDRLVEAERG; encoded by the coding sequence GTGAAGGCTCTGTTCATCGGGGGCACCGGGATCATCAGCTCCGACTCCAGCCGGCTGGCGGTCGAGCGCGGCTGGGACCTCACCCTGCTGAACCGCGGGAAGCAGAGCACCCGACCCGCGATCGAGGGCGCCCGCGTCCTCGTCGGCGACGCGACCGACCCGGCGTCGGTCCGGGCCGCGGTCGGCGACGAGACCTTCGACGTGGTGGTCAACTTCCGCGCCTTCACCCCCGACCAGGTGCGGGCCGACGTCGACCTCTTCTCCGGGCGCACCGGCCAGTACGTGTTCATCAGCTCGGCCTCGGCCTACCAGAAGCCGGTGCTGCGCCGCCCGATCACCGAGTCGACGCCACTGCGCAACCCGTACTGGCAGTACTCCCGCGACAAGATCGCCTGCGAGGAGCTGCTCGTGACGGCGTACCGGCGCGACGGCTTCCCGGCGACGATCGTGCGGCCGTCGCACACCTACGACGCCACGCTGATCCCCTTCGACGCGGGCTGGACCATGATCGACCGGATGCGGCGCGGGCTCCCGGTCGTCGTGCACGGTGACGGCACCTCGCTGTGGGTGCTCACCCACGCCCGCGACTTCGCCCGCGGCTTCGTCCCCCTGCTCGGCGACCCGAGGGTGGTCGGCGACAGCGTCCACATCACCAGCGACGAGACCATCACCTGGGACGCGGTCGCCCACGCCCTGGCCCGCGCCGCGGAGGTGGAGGCCGACGTCGTGCACGTCTCCTCGGCCCGCCTCGGGCGCGCGGTGCCGGCGTGGGAGCAGGGCCTGCTCGGCGACAAGGCGCACTCGCTGGTCTTCGACAACGCGAAGGTCAAGGCACTGGTCCCCGACTTCACCGCCACGACGACCTGGGCGGAGGGTGCCCGCGAGGTCGTCGCCTTCCACGACGCGCACCCCGAGCTCCAGGTCGTGGACCACGAGCTCGACGCGACGCTGGACCGCCTCGTCGAGGCCGAGCGGGGCTGA
- the serS gene encoding serine--tRNA ligase, which produces MIDVQVLRTDPDRVRASQAARGESVELVDDLLAADEARRGAIARFEQLRAEQKDLGRQIPKASGEERAALLARTKELAELVKKAEAMAGELGAAFTGLVEQVGNLVADGVPEGGEDDYVVLETHGAPRDFAAEGFEPRDHLELGQILGAIDVERGAKVSGSRFYFLTGQGAELELALLNLAMSTALRNGFTAMIPPALVKPSAMAGTGFLGQAAQDVYHLEADDLYLVGTAEVPLAAYHSDEVLDAGSLPLRYAGYSPSYRREAGSYGKDTRGIFRVHWFDKVEMFVYCAPEDAEAEHQRLLAWEKEFIDALEIPYQVLELAGGDLGLSAARKYDCYAWLPTQSRYREITSTSNCTQFQARRLNIRSRFETGTAPVATLNGTLCAMTRTIIMILENHQQADGSVRVPVALRPFLGGRELLVPTRTA; this is translated from the coding sequence GTGATCGACGTCCAGGTGCTGCGCACCGACCCTGACCGCGTCCGAGCCTCCCAGGCCGCCCGCGGGGAGTCGGTGGAGCTCGTCGACGACCTGCTGGCCGCCGACGAGGCCCGCCGCGGGGCGATCGCGCGCTTCGAGCAGCTGCGCGCCGAGCAGAAGGACCTCGGCCGCCAGATCCCCAAGGCCTCCGGCGAGGAGCGCGCCGCGCTGCTGGCCCGCACCAAGGAGCTGGCCGAGCTCGTCAAGAAGGCCGAGGCCATGGCCGGCGAGCTGGGGGCCGCGTTCACCGGGCTCGTCGAGCAGGTCGGCAACCTCGTCGCCGACGGCGTCCCCGAGGGCGGCGAGGACGACTACGTCGTGCTCGAGACCCACGGCGCGCCGCGCGACTTCGCCGCCGAGGGCTTCGAGCCGCGCGACCACCTCGAGCTCGGCCAGATCCTCGGCGCCATCGACGTCGAGCGCGGCGCGAAGGTCTCCGGCTCCCGCTTCTACTTCCTGACCGGCCAGGGCGCCGAGCTCGAGCTCGCCCTGCTGAACCTCGCCATGAGCACCGCCCTGCGCAACGGCTTCACGGCGATGATCCCGCCCGCGCTGGTCAAGCCGTCGGCGATGGCCGGCACCGGCTTCCTCGGCCAGGCGGCCCAGGACGTCTACCACCTCGAGGCCGACGACCTCTACCTCGTGGGGACCGCGGAGGTGCCGCTCGCGGCGTACCACTCCGACGAGGTCCTCGACGCGGGGAGCCTGCCGCTGCGCTACGCCGGCTACAGCCCGAGCTACCGCCGCGAGGCCGGCTCGTACGGCAAGGACACCCGCGGGATCTTCCGCGTGCACTGGTTCGACAAGGTCGAGATGTTCGTCTACTGCGCGCCGGAGGACGCCGAGGCCGAGCACCAGCGGCTGCTGGCCTGGGAGAAGGAGTTCATCGACGCGCTCGAGATCCCCTACCAGGTGCTCGAGCTGGCCGGTGGCGACCTCGGGCTGAGCGCCGCGCGCAAGTACGACTGCTACGCCTGGCTGCCGACGCAGAGCCGCTACCGCGAGATCACCTCGACCTCGAACTGCACCCAGTTCCAGGCGCGGCGGCTCAACATCCGCTCTCGCTTCGAGACGGGCACGGCGCCGGTCGCGACCCTGAACGGGACGCTGTGCGCCATGACGCGGACGATCATCATGATCCTGGAGAACCACCAGCAGGCCGACGGCTCCGTACGCGTCCCGGTCGCGCTCCGGCCGTTCCTCGGCGGTCGGGAGCTCCTCGTCCCCACGCGTACGGCCTGA
- a CDS encoding DUF1707 SHOCT-like domain-containing protein gives MTDQLPGRTPPWAMGMWVQPLRPQPQPASEPVRIGDAERDEALNRLGDHFVAGRLTREEFDERSETAMGARFDSDLAPLFRDLPKPPEAEVARRPQANGAAVARAGVSATLLLLVPVLVLAVVASIALHGPIFFGPIIWLLVLGHLGRRQRYH, from the coding sequence ATGACTGATCAGCTGCCCGGCCGTACACCCCCGTGGGCGATGGGGATGTGGGTCCAACCCCTGCGCCCGCAGCCCCAGCCGGCCTCCGAACCCGTCCGCATCGGCGACGCCGAGCGCGACGAGGCGCTGAACCGCCTCGGTGACCACTTCGTCGCCGGCCGGCTGACGCGCGAGGAGTTCGACGAGCGCAGCGAGACGGCCATGGGGGCACGCTTCGACAGCGACCTGGCGCCGCTGTTCCGTGACCTGCCCAAGCCGCCCGAGGCCGAGGTGGCGCGTCGTCCGCAGGCGAACGGTGCCGCCGTGGCCCGCGCCGGGGTGTCGGCGACGCTGCTGCTGCTGGTGCCGGTGCTCGTGCTCGCCGTCGTCGCCTCGATCGCCCTGCACGGGCCGATCTTCTTCGGCCCGATCATCTGGCTGCTCGTCCTCGGCCACCTCGGTCGTCGGCAGCGCTACCACTAG
- a CDS encoding HAD family hydrolase, with amino-acid sequence MVALDVDGTVVDRDGVLAPEMADAIGRVLAAGVPVVLATGRAWHSTREVVELLGLPTGPTVCSNGAVIVSYPPQEILQAVTFDPREVIERVESFAPGTLIAVEEIGRGFRLNEHFPEGDLTGELVVQSAEELGAEPVTRVILRDPRRSMDDFVALAEHLGLQGVTYFVGWSAWLDIAPEGVNKATALAQVAADLGVRAEDVLAAGDGRNDIEMLRWAGRGVALAEAPPEVQEAADAVSVPFADGGIVPELLRWFG; translated from the coding sequence ATGGTCGCCCTCGACGTCGACGGCACGGTCGTCGACCGCGACGGCGTCCTGGCGCCGGAGATGGCCGACGCCATCGGCCGGGTGCTCGCCGCCGGGGTGCCGGTCGTGCTCGCCACCGGCCGCGCGTGGCACAGCACCCGCGAGGTCGTGGAGCTGCTCGGTCTGCCGACCGGGCCCACCGTCTGCTCCAACGGCGCGGTGATCGTCTCCTACCCTCCGCAGGAGATCCTCCAGGCGGTGACGTTCGACCCGCGCGAGGTGATCGAGCGGGTCGAGTCCTTCGCGCCGGGGACGCTCATCGCGGTGGAGGAGATCGGGCGCGGGTTCCGGCTCAACGAGCACTTCCCCGAGGGCGACCTGACGGGCGAGCTGGTGGTCCAGAGCGCCGAGGAGCTGGGGGCGGAGCCGGTGACGCGCGTCATCCTGCGCGACCCGCGCCGCTCGATGGACGACTTCGTCGCCCTCGCCGAGCACCTGGGACTGCAGGGCGTGACCTACTTCGTGGGCTGGAGCGCCTGGCTCGACATCGCGCCGGAGGGCGTGAACAAGGCCACGGCGCTCGCGCAGGTGGCCGCCGACCTCGGGGTCAGGGCCGAGGACGTGCTGGCGGCCGGGGACGGCCGCAACGACATCGAGATGCTGCGCTGGGCGGGTCGCGGGGTCGCGCTGGCCGAGGCGCCGCCCGAGGTCCAGGAGGCCGCCGACGCGGTCAGCGTCCCCTTCGCCGACGGCGGTATCGTGCCCGAGCTGCTGCGCTGGTTCGGCTGA